One window of the Trifolium pratense cultivar HEN17-A07 linkage group LG2, ARS_RC_1.1, whole genome shotgun sequence genome contains the following:
- the LOC123910770 gene encoding ras-related protein RABD1-like — protein sequence MSNEYDYLFKLLIIGDSSVGKSCLLLRFADDSYDDNYISTIGVDFKIRTVEQQGKTVKLQIWDTAGQERFRTITSSYYRGAHGIIIVYDVTDMESFNNVKQWLHEIDRYANNTVCKLLVGNKCDLIDNKLVHTQTAKAFADELGIPFLETSAKDSINVEQAFLTMAAEIKNKMGSQPTGSKSSESVQMKGQPIPQKSNCCG from the exons ATGAGCAACGAATA CGATTACCTGTTTAAGCTTCTGATAATCGGAGACTCCTCCGTTGGAAAGTCATGTTTGCTTCTCAGATTTGCG GATGACTCGTATGATGACAACTACATTAGTACCATCGGAGTCGATTTC AAAATCAGAACTGTGGAACAACAAGGGAAAACCGTCAAGCTGCAGATT TGGGATACCGCTGGACAGGAGCGATTCCGGACTATAACTAGCAGTTATTATAGAGGAGCTCATGGAATCATTATTGTTTATGATGTCACTGACATGGAAAGTTTCAACAATGTCAAGCAGTGGTTGCATGAAATTGATCGTTATGCAAATAACACTGTATGCAAGCTTCTTGTTGGGAATAAATGTGATCTCATTGACAACAAACTTGTTCACACACAGACTGCCAAG GCATTTGCAGATGAGCTTGGCATCCCTTTCCTTGAGACAAGTGCTAAAGACTCCATCAATGTGGAGCAGGCTTTCTTAACTATGGCAGCAGAGATTAAGAACAA GATGGGAAGCCAACCAACTGGTAGTAAGTCTTCTGAATCTGTTCAGATGAAGGGGCAACCAATCCCACAGAAGAGCAATTGTTGTGGTTAG
- the LOC123910768 gene encoding ras-related protein RABA2a produces MSRRGGEEEYDYLFKVVLIGDSGVGKSNLLSRFTRNEFCLESKSTIGVEFATRTLQVEGKTVKAQIWDTAGQERYRAITSAYYRGALGALLVYDVTKPTTFDNVQRWLKELRDHADANIVIMLIGNKTDLKHLRAVATEDAQSYAEKEGLSFIETSALEATNVEKAFQTILGEIYRIISKKSLSSNEPAAAAANIKEGKTITVGGSETTNTTKPCCTS; encoded by the exons atgagTCGTAGAGGAGGAGAGGAAGAATACGATTATCTGTTCAAGGTAGTACTTATCGGCGATTCAGGCGTCGGTAAATCGAATCTTCTATCCAGATTCACTCGCAACGAATTTTGTCTTGAGTCCAAGTCCACTATTGGCGTCGAATTCGCAACTCGTACCCTTCAG GTTGAGGGAAAAACTGTCAAAGCTCAGATATGGGATACTGCCGGACAGGAACGCTACAGGGCCATCACCAGTGCCTACTACCGTGGTGCCCTAGGTGCTCTTCTCGTCTATGATGTCACCAAACCCACTACTTTCGACAATGTCCAAAGATGGCTAAAGGAACTCAGGGACCATGCCGATGCTAACATTGTCATCATGTTGATTGGCAACAAAACTGATCTCAAGCATCTCCGCGCTGTTGCCACAGAGGATGCTCAGAGTTATGCCGAGAAGGAAGGCCTTTCTTTCATTGAGACTTCTGCTCTCGAAGCAACCAATGTGGAGAAGGCTTTCCAAACAATCCTTGGAGAGATATACCGCATAATCAGTAAGAAATCACTGTCTTCCAATGAacctgctgctgctgctgccaATATTAAAGAAGGCAAGACCATCACCGTTGGGGGATCCGAAACCACCAATACAACCAAGCCCTGCTGTACATCTTGA